A genome region from Nymphalis io chromosome Z, ilAglIoxx1.1, whole genome shotgun sequence includes the following:
- the LOC126780485 gene encoding protein disulfide-isomerase A5, whose translation MWRQQFWKVLILCFLYVQLSSQVKKQKTSVISDIDDIKEFKKLLRTKTNVLVLFINNNKASQSVLEVFREAADNMKGQATLVMMDCSGSEGKKLCKKLKVSTEKPYRLKHYKDGDYHKDYDRGMTVSAMVNFLRDPTGDLPWEEDPEASDIVHLADGEALIKFLKKGIATYKKSMIMFYAPWCGYCKSMKPDYVAAAGDLKGEAYLAAIDVSKPGNSKIRQIYNITGFPTLLYFEKGQFRFPYQGDNKHQAIVDFMRDPTSQQQKKKEVVDESWSKDTDVEHLTAQTFDSVLSKAEHALVVFYAPWCGHCKRIKPEFENAATRIKNENINGLLAAVDATKQPELASRFGVKGYPTLKYFNRGEFKYDAGHARQEQQIIDFIKSPQEPPPPPPPETPWSEEESFVRHLDSASFRNVLRKIKHAIVMFYAPWCGHCKSTKPEFVKAAEKFADELIVAFAAVDCTQHKDICSNYDVKGYPTIKYFSYFDKSVQDYSGGRKEADFVSFIHSQMDKHQTSQKVQSNQDAGFGVNVMLADDGNFQEVISSSKPTFVMFYATWCGHCSTVKPAYSRLATIMQKEKKSVKVIAIDAAENQKVADFAGIQTLPTFKIYASGKHLADYEGDRSTEDMVNFCKTHAKVKDEL comes from the exons atGTGGCGCCAACAGTTTTGGAAG GTATTAATCCTATGTTTCTTGTATGTGCAATtatcatcacaagtaaaaaaacaaaaaacatcagTTATATCCGATATTGATGAtataaaagaatttaagaaGTTACTTAGAACCAAAACAAATGTGTTGGttctctttattaataataacaaagcaTCTCAGTCAGTTTTGGAAGTATTTAGGGAAGCTGCTGATAATATGAAAGGTCAAGCTACATTGGTAATGATGGACTGTAGTGGAAG tgAAGGTAAAAAATTATGCAAAAAGTTAAAGGTGTCTACTGAAAAGCCATACAGACTCAAGCATTATAAAGACGGCGATTACCATAAGGACTATGACCGAGGCATGACTGTTAGTGCCATGGTTAATTTCCTTAGAGACCCAACAGGAGATTTGCCTTGGGAGGAAGATCCAGAGGCATCTGATATTGTCCATTTAGCTGATGGAGAG GCATTGATCAAGTTTTTGAAGAAAGGAATAGCAACTTATAAAAAATCCATGATAATGTTCTATGCACCCTGGTGCGGCTATTGTAAGTCTATGAAACCAGATTATGTAGCTGCTGCAGGTGATTTgaag GGGGAAGCATATTTAGCAGCTATTGATGTTTCAAAGCCGGGCAATTCAAAAATTAGACAGATATATAACATAACTGGATTTCCTACTCTCTTGTACTTTGA aaaaGGGCAGTTTCGGTTTCCCTACCAAGGAGATAACAAACACCAAGCTATTGTGGACTTCATGAGAGATCCCACATCTCAGCAACAGAAGAAGAAAGAAGTTGTCGATGAAAGCTGGTCAAAGGATACTGATGTGGAACATTTAACTG ctCAAACTTTTGATAGTGTGCTATCTAAAGCTGAACACGCTTTGGTTGTATTCTACGCTCCATGGTGCGGACACTGCAAGCGAATTAAACCGGAGTTTGAAAATGCTGCAACCAGGATTAAAAATGAGAAT aTAAACGGGCTGTTAGCAGCAGTCGATGCGACGAAACAACCGGAATTAGCATCTAGATTCGGTGTTAAAGGCTACCcaactttgaaatattttaatcgcGGAGAATTCAAATACGATGCTGGCCATGCTCGTCAAGAACAAcagattattgattttattaag TCACCACAAGAGCCACCACCGCCGCCCCCTCCAGAGACTCCCTGGTCGGAAGAAGAGTCTTTCGTTCGTCACCTTGACTCGGCGAGCTTCCGCAACGTCCTTCGGAAGATCAAACATGCCATCGTCATGTTTTATGCGCCCT GGTGCGGTCACTGCAAAAGCACGAAACCGGAGTTCGTTAAAGCTGCGGAAAAGTTCGCAGATGAATTAATTGTGGCGTTCGCTGCTGTAGACTGCACTCAGCATAAGGATATATGCTCGAACTATGACGTCAAAGGATACCCAACTATAAAGTACTTTAGCTACTTTGACAAATCGGTACAGGATTATAGCGGCGGAAGAAAG gaAGCAGACTTCGTATCATTCATCCATAGCCAAATGGATAAACATCAGACGTCACAGAAAGTGCAGAGTAATCAAGATGCTGGGTTTGGTGTGAACGTAATGTTGGCTGATGATGGCAATTTCCAAGAAGTTATATCTTCGTCGAAACCTACCTTCGTTATGTTTTATGCTACAT GGTGTGGACATTGTTCGACGGTGAAACCAGCTTACAGTCGTCTCGCAACAATAATGCAGAAGGAAAAAAAATCGGTCAAAGTTATAGCAATCGATGCAGCGGAAAACCAAAAGGTGGCAGACTTCGCGGGCATACAAACTTTACCGACGTTCAAAATATACGCATCGGGAAAACACTTGGCTGATTACGAAGGAGATAGATCTACGGAGGACATGGTAAACTTTTGCAAAACACACGCTAAGGTAAAAGATGAATTGTGA
- the LOC126780536 gene encoding uncharacterized protein LOC126780536, with translation MSIDDSRLNINTTEQNKTLEKSTVGNRKKNLTDYFATRTNDPNKKMVSKMIQVSLGVCMSDDDFCVDLPSEKYWNLVAEKKRIDLKDALDENERLHKIKQALLEKNLHYKQMLEEANSFIDVFKEVVQDADDTGIDVADLNESSD, from the exons ATGTCGATTGATGATTCTCGATTGAATATCAATACAacagaacaaaacaaaactttagAGAAATCAACCGTTGGAAATCGCAAAAAAAATCTAACTGACTATTTCGCAACAAG AACTAATGATCCAAATAAGAAAATGGTTTCTAAGATGATCCAAGTAAGCTTAGGTGTTTGTATGTCTGATGATGATTTCTGTGTAGATTTACCATCAGAAAAATACTGGAACTTAGTCGCTGAGAAGAAACg GATAGATTTGAAAGATGCTCTAGATGAAAATGAgagattacataaaattaagcaGGCCTTATTGGAAAAAAACCTTCATTACAAACAGATGCTAGAAGAAGCTAACAGTTTCATTGATGTGTTTAAA GAAGTTGTGCAGGATGCCGATGACACAGGTATAGATGTAGCAGACTTGAATGAGTCAAGTGATTAA
- the LOC126780526 gene encoding triosephosphate isomerase has protein sequence MGRKFVVGGNWKMNGDKNQINEIVNNLKKGPLDPNAEVVIGVPAIYLAYVKSIIPNTIGVAAQNCWKAPKGAFTGEISPAMIKDVGADWVILGHSERRTIFGEKDDLVAEKVAHALESGLKVIACIGETLEEREAGKTEEVVFRQTKALLPAIGNNWANVVLAYEPVWAIGTGKTASPQQAQEVHASLRNWLSSNASPDIAETVRIQYGGSVTAANAKELGACPDIDGFLVGGASLKPEFIDIVNATQ, from the exons ATGGGCCGTAAATTCGTTGTTGGCGGTAACTGGAAAATGAATGgagataaaaatcaaataaacgaAATAGTCAACAATTTGAAGAAAGGCCCTCTTGACCCCAATGCTGAG GTTGTTATTGGTGTGCCTGCAATTTATCTGGCTTATGTTAAAAGCATTATTCCTAACACTATTGGGGTTGCAGCACAAAACTGTTGGAAGGCACCTAAAGGTGCATTcacag GAGAAATTTCTCCAGCTATGATAAAAGATGTTGGTGCTGACTGGGTAATCCTCGGTCATTCCGAAAGGAGAACCATCTTTGGAGAGAAAGATGACTTAGTTGCAGAGAAG gtGGCTCATGCTCTCGAATCCGGATTGAAAGTAATTGCATGCATTGGTGAAACCCTTGAAGAAAGGGAGGCTGGTAAAACTGAAGAAGTTGTGTTCAGGCAAACGAAAGCTCTCCTGCCAGCCATTGGCAATAATTGGGCAAATGTGGTATTGGCGTATGAACCTGTTTGGGCTATTGGCACTGGCAAAACTGCTTCACCACAACAA gCTCAAGAGGTTCATGCCTCTCTTCGTAATTGGCTGTCTTCCAACGCATCTCCTGACATCGCAGAAACTGTTCGCATACAATATGGCGGCTCAGTAACAGCAGCCAATGCTAAAGAATTAGGTGCCTGCCCTGACATTGATGGCTTCCTCGTTGGTGGAGCCAGTCTCAAACCTGAATTTATTGACATTGTCAATGCTActcagtaa